The following coding sequences lie in one Cronobacter universalis NCTC 9529 genomic window:
- a CDS encoding Gfo/Idh/MocA family protein — translation MSLRLGVIGAGAIGKEHIRRCTQVLQGATVVAVSDINLDNARAAVNALGLKAEVYADGQDVIKAQDVDALIVTSWDPTHEAFTLGAIEAGKPVFCEKPLAMTAEGCRRIVDAEMKAGRRLVQVGFMRPYDEGYQALKGVIDSGEIGAPLMLHCAHRNPEVGDNYTTDMAITSTLIHELDVLRWLLNDDYASVQVRFPRATSNTHARLKDPQIVMLETRKGTLIDVEIFVNCRYGYDIQCEVVGETGIARLPEPSSVQMRKAAKLATTILTDWKDRFIKAYDVELQAFINDVKAGELRGPSAWDGFAASVAADACLKAQESGALETISLPERPAFYLR, via the coding sequence ATGTCGCTCAGATTAGGCGTAATTGGCGCAGGCGCCATTGGTAAAGAACATATCCGTCGCTGCACCCAGGTTCTGCAGGGCGCGACCGTCGTCGCCGTATCGGACATCAATCTGGATAACGCGCGCGCCGCGGTAAACGCGCTCGGCCTGAAAGCGGAAGTGTATGCCGACGGGCAGGATGTCATTAAGGCGCAGGATGTGGACGCGCTGATTGTCACCTCCTGGGACCCGACGCATGAAGCGTTTACGCTCGGCGCGATTGAAGCGGGCAAACCGGTGTTCTGCGAAAAGCCGCTCGCCATGACCGCCGAAGGCTGCCGCCGCATTGTCGATGCCGAGATGAAAGCGGGCCGTCGGCTGGTGCAGGTCGGCTTTATGCGTCCTTACGATGAAGGCTATCAGGCGCTGAAAGGGGTTATCGACAGCGGCGAGATCGGCGCGCCGCTGATGCTCCACTGCGCGCACCGCAACCCGGAAGTCGGCGACAACTACACCACCGATATGGCTATCACCAGCACGCTTATTCATGAGCTCGATGTATTGCGCTGGCTGCTGAACGATGATTACGCCTCGGTGCAGGTGCGCTTCCCGCGCGCCACGTCGAACACCCACGCCCGGCTGAAAGATCCGCAAATCGTGATGCTGGAAACCCGAAAAGGGACGCTTATCGACGTCGAGATTTTCGTGAACTGCCGCTATGGCTATGACATCCAGTGCGAAGTGGTCGGGGAGACCGGCATCGCTCGTCTGCCGGAGCCGTCGTCGGTGCAGATGCGTAAAGCGGCGAAGCTTGCCACCACCATTCTGACCGACTGGAAAGACCGCTTTATTAAAGCCTATGACGTTGAACTCCAGGCGTTTATCAACGATGTGAAAGCCGGCGAACTGCGCGGCCCGTCGGCCTGGGACGGCTTTGCGGCGTCGGTGGCGGCGGACGCCTGCCTGAAAGCGCAGGAGAGCGGCGCGCTGGAAACCATCAGCCTGCCGGAGCGCCCGGCTTTTTACCTGCGCTAA
- the iolD gene encoding 3D-(3,5/4)-trihydroxycyclohexane-1,2-dione acylhydrolase (decyclizing), with protein sequence MGKLRLTMAQALVKFLDNQYLEVDGETVKFVKGIFAIFGHGNVLGLGQALEQDSGELRLYQGRNEQGMAHAATGFARQSLRRQILACTSSVGPGAANMITAAATATANRIPLLLLPGDVFATRQPDPVLQQIEQSYDLSISTNDAFRAVSKYWDRITRPEQLMSACINAMRVLTDPAETGAVTLALPQDVQGEAWDYPQAFFARRVHRLDRRPASQAQLNDAVAAIRASRKPLIICGGGVKYSGAGEALARFAERYRIPFAETQAGKGTLISSHPYNVGGVGETGCLAANLLAKEADLVIGVGTRFTDFTTSSKWIFQHPDVRFLNINVSNFDAWKLDGIPLLADAREALTALDDALGDTVWQAGWGEQIAAVQSRQIKETHRVYQASFQEKGFVPEIDDHLDRESVYREFRALTDSTLTQSNVLGILNDTLPQEAVIVAAAGSLPGDLQRVWRTRAPNAYHVEYGYSCMGYEVSAALGVKLAEPQREVYAMVGDGAFMMLHSELVTSIQEGAKVNVLLFDNMANGCINNLQMEHGMDSFGTEFRFRSAENGQLNGGLVPVDFAAIAAGYGCKTWRVTTLDELKIALEAAQRETVSTLIDIKVLPKTMVHKYGSWWNVGVAQQALSERIQRVAQQINEKRAQARDY encoded by the coding sequence ATGGGCAAGCTGAGACTGACAATGGCGCAGGCGCTGGTGAAGTTTCTTGATAACCAGTACCTGGAAGTGGATGGCGAAACCGTCAAATTCGTAAAAGGCATTTTCGCCATCTTCGGCCACGGCAATGTGCTGGGGCTGGGCCAGGCGCTGGAGCAGGACAGCGGCGAGTTGCGTCTGTACCAGGGGCGTAACGAACAGGGCATGGCCCATGCGGCGACCGGTTTCGCCAGACAGTCGCTGCGCCGCCAGATCCTTGCCTGCACCTCGTCGGTAGGACCAGGGGCCGCCAATATGATCACCGCCGCCGCGACGGCGACGGCCAACCGCATTCCGCTTCTGCTACTGCCGGGCGATGTCTTCGCCACCCGCCAGCCCGATCCGGTGTTGCAGCAGATTGAGCAGAGCTACGATCTCAGCATCAGCACCAATGACGCTTTTCGCGCCGTCAGTAAATACTGGGATCGCATTACGCGCCCGGAACAGCTGATGAGCGCCTGCATCAACGCCATGCGCGTACTGACCGATCCGGCGGAAACCGGCGCGGTGACCCTGGCGCTGCCGCAGGATGTGCAGGGCGAGGCGTGGGATTACCCGCAGGCGTTCTTCGCCCGCCGCGTGCATCGCCTTGACCGCCGCCCGGCAAGCCAGGCGCAGCTTAATGATGCCGTCGCGGCCATCCGCGCCAGCCGCAAGCCGCTGATTATCTGCGGCGGCGGGGTGAAATACTCGGGGGCCGGCGAGGCGCTCGCGCGCTTCGCCGAACGCTATCGTATTCCGTTTGCGGAGACGCAGGCGGGGAAAGGCACGCTTATCTCGTCGCATCCGTATAACGTCGGCGGCGTCGGCGAAACGGGCTGCCTCGCGGCCAATCTGCTGGCGAAAGAGGCGGATCTGGTGATTGGCGTCGGCACCCGTTTTACCGATTTCACGACATCCTCGAAATGGATCTTCCAGCACCCCGACGTGCGCTTTCTCAATATTAACGTCAGTAACTTCGACGCCTGGAAACTCGACGGCATTCCGCTGCTGGCCGACGCCCGCGAGGCGCTGACGGCCCTGGACGACGCGCTTGGCGATACCGTGTGGCAGGCGGGCTGGGGCGAGCAGATCGCCGCCGTGCAGAGCCGCCAGATAAAAGAGACGCACCGCGTTTATCAGGCCTCGTTTCAGGAAAAGGGATTCGTCCCGGAAATAGACGACCATCTCGATCGCGAGTCGGTCTACCGGGAGTTCCGCGCGCTGACTGACTCCACGCTGACCCAGAGCAACGTGCTCGGCATTCTTAACGACACGCTGCCGCAGGAGGCGGTGATCGTCGCGGCGGCGGGCAGCCTGCCCGGCGATTTGCAGCGCGTCTGGCGCACCCGCGCGCCCAACGCTTATCACGTCGAATATGGCTACTCCTGCATGGGGTATGAGGTGAGCGCGGCGCTCGGCGTCAAGCTCGCCGAGCCGCAGCGCGAGGTCTACGCGATGGTCGGCGACGGCGCTTTCATGATGCTGCATTCGGAGCTGGTCACTTCGATTCAGGAAGGCGCGAAGGTCAACGTGCTGCTGTTCGACAATATGGCGAACGGCTGCATCAACAACCTGCAAATGGAGCACGGCATGGACAGCTTCGGCACCGAGTTCCGCTTCCGCTCGGCCGAAAACGGCCAGCTGAACGGTGGGCTGGTGCCGGTGGATTTCGCCGCCATCGCGGCGGGCTACGGCTGCAAAACCTGGCGCGTCACCACGCTCGATGAGCTGAAAATCGCGCTGGAGGCGGCGCAGCGCGAGACGGTGAGCACCCTTATCGATATCAAAGTGCTGCCTAAAACCATGGTGCACAAATATGGCAGCTGGTGGAACGTCGGCGTGGCGCAACAGGCGCTGAGCGAACGTATCCAGCGGGTGGCGCAGCAGATTAATGAAAAACGCGCGCAGGCGCGGGATTACTGA
- a CDS encoding sugar porter family MFS transporter: MTKEQYLTLNRASGPNSDAPTAPFVKVIAIIATLGGLLFGYDTGVISGALLFMGSELHLTPLTTGLVTSSLLFGAAFGALLAGHMANAAGRKKIIIYLAVIFAIGAIGTAMAPDVSWMIFFRLVLGVAVGGAAATVPVYIAEIAPANKRGQLVTLQELMIVSGQLLAYISNASFHELWGGESTWRWMLAVATLPAVLLWFGMMFMPDTPRWYAMKGRLAEARRVLDRTRRPEDVEWELMEIEETLEAQRAQGKPRLRELLTPWLFKLFMIGIGIAVIQQMTGVNTIMYYAPTVLTAVGMSDNAALVATVANGVVSVLMTFVGIWMLGKIGRRTMTMIGQFGCTACLVFIGAVSYLLPETVNGQPDALRGYMVLAGMLMFLCFQQGALSPVTWLLLSEIFPTRLRGIFMGGAVFSMWIANFLISLFFPILLAWVGLSGTFFIFAAFGIVGATFVIKCVPETRNRSLEQIEHYLHDWLDSSPEGQRRARERKAYRAQMDKARS, from the coding sequence ATGACTAAAGAACAATATCTCACCCTTAACAGAGCATCAGGGCCTAACAGCGACGCGCCGACGGCGCCGTTTGTCAAAGTGATTGCGATTATCGCCACGCTCGGCGGTCTGCTTTTTGGTTACGACACCGGCGTTATCTCCGGCGCGCTGCTGTTTATGGGCAGCGAACTGCATCTCACCCCGCTCACCACAGGCCTTGTCACCAGCTCTCTGCTTTTCGGCGCCGCGTTTGGCGCGCTGCTCGCGGGCCATATGGCAAACGCCGCGGGACGAAAGAAAATCATCATTTATCTGGCGGTCATCTTCGCGATTGGCGCAATCGGCACCGCGATGGCCCCGGACGTGTCGTGGATGATTTTCTTTCGCCTGGTGCTCGGCGTGGCGGTCGGCGGCGCGGCGGCGACCGTACCGGTGTATATCGCGGAAATTGCGCCCGCCAACAAGCGCGGCCAGCTGGTGACCTTGCAGGAGCTGATGATCGTCTCCGGGCAGTTGCTGGCCTATATCTCCAACGCGTCGTTTCACGAGCTGTGGGGCGGCGAATCCACCTGGCGCTGGATGCTGGCGGTCGCGACGCTGCCCGCCGTGCTGCTGTGGTTCGGCATGATGTTTATGCCTGACACCCCGCGCTGGTACGCCATGAAAGGGCGTCTTGCCGAAGCGCGCCGCGTGCTGGATCGCACCCGTCGCCCGGAGGATGTGGAATGGGAGTTGATGGAGATCGAAGAGACGCTGGAAGCCCAGCGCGCCCAGGGTAAACCGCGCCTGCGCGAACTGCTGACGCCGTGGCTGTTTAAGCTGTTTATGATTGGCATCGGCATCGCGGTCATCCAGCAGATGACCGGCGTAAATACCATTATGTATTACGCGCCGACGGTCCTGACGGCGGTGGGGATGTCCGATAACGCCGCGCTGGTGGCGACGGTCGCCAACGGCGTGGTGTCTGTGCTGATGACGTTTGTGGGCATCTGGATGCTGGGCAAAATCGGCCGTCGCACCATGACCATGATAGGCCAGTTCGGCTGTACCGCGTGTCTGGTGTTTATCGGCGCCGTCAGTTATCTCCTGCCCGAAACCGTGAACGGCCAGCCGGACGCGCTGCGCGGCTACATGGTGCTGGCGGGGATGCTGATGTTCCTGTGCTTCCAGCAGGGCGCGCTCTCGCCCGTCACCTGGCTGCTGCTGTCTGAGATTTTCCCGACCCGCCTGCGCGGCATCTTTATGGGCGGCGCGGTATTTTCCATGTGGATAGCCAACTTCCTGATCTCGCTTTTCTTCCCGATCCTGCTCGCCTGGGTGGGCCTCTCCGGCACCTTCTTTATTTTCGCGGCGTTCGGGATTGTCGGGGCGACGTTCGTGATTAAATGCGTGCCGGAAACCCGCAACCGCAGTCTGGAGCAGATTGAACATTATCTGCATGACTGGCTGGACAGCAGCCCGGAGGGCCAGCGCCGCGCCCGTGAACGCAAGGCGTACCGGGCGCAGATGGACAAAGCGCGTTCATAA
- a CDS encoding PhoX family protein, translating into MGRPLKTLFKREHSEEISNPSDNRAFSQVAEVYLSRRRLLQAGAVAGAAAAFPFLLKPENALAKAVSNASGNLGKATALGFTSLPVSTEDTVIVPEGYIAKPFYKWGDATGLAGNLPVFKTDGSNTTEEQAAQAGMHHDGMAWFSLPQGGHSADHGLLAMNHEYIDNGLLFKDGDANWSADKALKGQNAMGVSVIEVKKASQGWEVVRPSSFARRITVNTPMKITGPALHNPLMQTADDPKGETILGTMQNCANGFTPWGTYLTCEENWSDIFVKKAQMNPLEKRYGISDSDDSYRWNEVDKRFSVDATPNEPNRFGWVVEIDPYDPHSVPRKHTALGRIKHEGAAVTLAPDNRVVVYMGDDQKFEYIYKFVSEGKFNPQDRKANMRLLEKGTLYVAKFNDDGKGEWLPLVFGQNGLDASKGFENQGDLLIKTRLAADAVGATKMDRPEWIAVDPYHTGSVYCTLTNNSDRGKEGKAPVDAANPRAKNVYGHIMHWLEQNGDPTALAFAWDILVMGGRTDTDKPEAKGSMKGAEFGSADGLSFDHRGVLWIQTDVSSSTINRKDYEGMGNNQMVATIPGTNEFRRFLTGPRGCEITGIAFTPDNRTLFINIQHPGEPGEGLSDPQHPTAVSSWPDGDKGGRPRSSTVVIVKADGGMIGT; encoded by the coding sequence ATGGGCAGACCGTTAAAAACCTTATTCAAACGTGAGCATAGTGAAGAGATCAGCAACCCGAGCGATAACCGCGCATTCTCGCAGGTGGCGGAGGTCTATTTGTCGCGCCGCCGCCTGTTGCAGGCCGGCGCGGTCGCCGGCGCCGCGGCGGCGTTTCCGTTTCTGCTGAAACCGGAAAACGCGCTCGCGAAAGCGGTCTCGAACGCGAGCGGCAACCTCGGCAAAGCCACGGCGCTCGGTTTCACCAGTCTGCCGGTTTCCACCGAAGATACCGTTATCGTGCCGGAAGGCTACATCGCGAAGCCCTTCTACAAATGGGGCGACGCCACCGGGCTTGCCGGGAATCTGCCGGTTTTTAAAACCGACGGCAGCAACACCACGGAAGAGCAGGCGGCGCAGGCCGGTATGCACCACGACGGCATGGCGTGGTTTAGCCTGCCGCAGGGCGGGCACAGCGCCGATCACGGCCTGCTCGCCATGAACCATGAATACATCGATAACGGCCTGCTGTTTAAGGATGGCGACGCCAACTGGAGCGCCGACAAAGCGCTGAAAGGCCAGAACGCGATGGGCGTGTCGGTCATCGAAGTGAAAAAAGCGTCCCAGGGCTGGGAAGTGGTGCGCCCGTCGTCTTTCGCGCGCCGCATCACCGTGAACACGCCGATGAAAATCACCGGCCCGGCGCTGCATAACCCGCTGATGCAGACGGCTGACGATCCGAAAGGCGAAACCATTCTCGGCACCATGCAGAACTGCGCCAACGGCTTTACGCCGTGGGGCACCTACCTGACGTGCGAAGAGAACTGGTCCGATATTTTCGTGAAAAAAGCGCAGATGAACCCGCTGGAAAAACGCTACGGCATCAGCGACAGCGACGACTCCTACCGCTGGAACGAAGTGGATAAGCGCTTCAGCGTCGACGCCACGCCGAACGAGCCGAACCGCTTCGGCTGGGTGGTGGAAATCGACCCGTACGATCCGCATTCGGTGCCGCGCAAGCACACCGCGCTTGGCCGCATCAAGCACGAAGGCGCGGCGGTGACGCTCGCGCCGGATAACCGCGTTGTCGTCTATATGGGCGATGACCAGAAATTCGAATACATCTATAAATTTGTCTCGGAAGGCAAATTCAACCCGCAGGATCGCAAAGCCAATATGCGCCTGCTGGAGAAAGGCACGCTGTATGTGGCGAAATTTAACGACGACGGCAAAGGCGAGTGGCTGCCGCTGGTATTCGGCCAGAACGGGCTCGACGCCAGCAAGGGCTTTGAAAACCAGGGCGACCTGCTGATTAAAACCCGTCTGGCGGCAGACGCCGTGGGCGCCACCAAAATGGACCGGCCGGAGTGGATAGCGGTCGATCCGTACCACACCGGCAGCGTTTACTGCACGCTCACCAACAACAGCGATCGCGGCAAAGAAGGCAAAGCGCCGGTGGATGCGGCCAACCCGCGCGCCAAAAACGTTTACGGCCACATCATGCACTGGCTGGAGCAGAACGGCGACCCGACCGCGCTGGCGTTCGCCTGGGATATTCTGGTGATGGGCGGTCGCACCGATACCGACAAACCGGAAGCCAAAGGCAGCATGAAGGGCGCGGAATTCGGCAGCGCCGACGGCCTGAGCTTCGATCATCGCGGCGTGCTGTGGATCCAGACCGATGTGTCGTCATCGACCATCAACCGTAAAGATTACGAAGGCATGGGCAACAACCAGATGGTGGCGACGATCCCCGGCACCAACGAGTTCCGCCGCTTCCTGACCGGCCCGCGCGGCTGCGAAATCACCGGCATCGCGTTCACGCCGGATAACCGGACGCTGTTTATTAACATCCAGCACCCTGGCGAGCCGGGCGAAGGGCTGAGCGATCCGCAGCACCCGACGGCCGTATCGAGCTGGCCCGACGGCGATAAAGGCGGGCGTCCGCGCTCCTCAACCGTGGTTATCGTGAAAGCCGACGGCGGCATGATCGGCACCTGA
- a CDS encoding bifunctional 5-dehydro-2-deoxygluconokinase/5-dehydro-2-deoxyphosphogluconate aldolase → MNAAVKRLDVICIGRVAVDLYAQQIGARLEDVATFAKYLGGSSGNVAFGTAIQGLKSAMLARVGDEHNGRFLRETLSRAGVDTEYLITDKQRLTALVMLGIKDQETFPLIFYRDNCADMALTPQDINEEYIASARALAVTGTHLSHPDTRAAVLKALEYARRHGLRTALDIDYRPVLWGLTSPGDGETRYVESEQVTRQLQEVLHLFDLVVGTEEEFHIAGGSTDTLTALKNVRHATGATLVCKRGPMGCVVLEGAVPDSWDTIPLYQGVRVEVLNVLGAGDAFMSGLLRGWLNDEGWEQACRYANACGALVVSRHGCAPAMPTRAELDDYLARAESVPRPDLDARLNHLHRVTSRRQAWPELCIFAFDHRKQLADLALDTGCDEARIPALKQLLLQAARDAAQEAGLEGRSGILADSTYGQRALNAITGQNWWIGRPIELPGSRPLRLEHGDIGSQLASWPLEHVVKCLVFYHPHDPAALREQQDALLLEVWRACQQSGHELLLEVILPENGPDKDQQHYHTMLAHFYQLGIKPDWWKLPPLASRHWQAISALIEKEDPYCRGILLLGLDAPQEQLREGFTEAATHPIIKGFAVGRTIFGQPSRRWMQGEISDEALIREVKSNYLTLIGFWREARR, encoded by the coding sequence ATGAATGCAGCAGTTAAGCGGCTCGATGTCATTTGTATTGGCCGTGTTGCCGTGGATCTCTACGCGCAGCAGATCGGCGCCAGGCTTGAAGATGTGGCGACCTTCGCCAAATATCTCGGCGGCTCGTCAGGCAATGTCGCGTTCGGCACCGCGATCCAGGGGCTGAAATCGGCGATGCTGGCCCGCGTGGGGGATGAACATAATGGCCGTTTCCTGCGTGAAACGCTGTCGCGCGCAGGCGTCGATACCGAATACCTGATCACCGATAAACAGCGGCTGACGGCGCTGGTAATGCTCGGCATAAAAGATCAGGAGACGTTCCCGCTTATTTTCTATCGCGACAACTGCGCCGATATGGCGCTCACGCCGCAGGATATTAACGAAGAGTACATCGCCTCCGCCCGCGCGCTGGCGGTGACCGGCACGCACCTCTCGCACCCGGACACCCGCGCCGCCGTGCTGAAAGCGCTGGAATACGCGCGCCGCCACGGGCTGCGTACCGCGCTGGATATCGACTACCGCCCGGTTCTGTGGGGGCTGACGTCGCCCGGCGACGGCGAAACGCGCTATGTGGAATCGGAGCAGGTCACGCGCCAGCTTCAGGAAGTGCTGCATCTGTTCGATCTGGTGGTCGGCACCGAAGAGGAGTTTCACATCGCGGGCGGCAGTACCGACACGCTGACCGCGCTGAAAAACGTCCGCCACGCCACCGGCGCCACGCTGGTCTGCAAGCGCGGGCCGATGGGCTGCGTGGTGCTGGAAGGCGCGGTGCCGGACAGCTGGGACACTATCCCGCTTTATCAGGGCGTGCGGGTGGAGGTGCTGAACGTGCTTGGCGCGGGCGATGCGTTTATGTCCGGGCTGCTGCGCGGCTGGCTGAACGACGAAGGCTGGGAGCAGGCCTGTCGCTACGCCAACGCCTGCGGCGCGCTGGTGGTCTCCCGCCACGGCTGCGCCCCGGCGATGCCGACGCGCGCCGAACTCGATGACTACCTGGCCCGCGCCGAATCGGTGCCGCGCCCGGATCTCGACGCGCGCTTAAACCATCTGCATCGCGTGACCTCCCGCCGCCAGGCGTGGCCGGAGCTCTGTATTTTCGCCTTCGATCACCGCAAACAGCTCGCCGATCTGGCCCTGGATACCGGCTGCGATGAAGCGCGCATTCCGGCGCTGAAACAGCTGCTGCTACAGGCGGCGCGAGACGCGGCGCAGGAGGCGGGTCTGGAAGGCCGCAGCGGTATTCTGGCGGACAGCACTTATGGCCAGCGCGCGCTCAATGCTATCACCGGCCAGAACTGGTGGATTGGCCGCCCGATTGAGCTGCCCGGCTCGCGCCCGCTGCGCCTTGAGCATGGCGATATCGGCTCGCAACTGGCGAGCTGGCCGCTGGAGCATGTGGTGAAATGTCTGGTATTTTATCATCCGCACGATCCGGCCGCGCTTCGCGAACAGCAGGACGCGCTGCTGCTGGAGGTGTGGCGCGCCTGCCAGCAGTCGGGCCATGAACTGCTGCTGGAGGTGATCCTGCCGGAAAACGGGCCGGATAAAGACCAACAGCATTACCACACGATGCTGGCGCATTTTTATCAGCTCGGCATTAAGCCGGACTGGTGGAAACTGCCGCCGCTGGCGAGCCGCCACTGGCAGGCCATCAGCGCGCTGATTGAAAAGGAAGATCCGTATTGCCGCGGCATTCTGCTGCTCGGCCTCGACGCGCCGCAGGAGCAACTGCGCGAAGGCTTCACTGAAGCGGCGACGCACCCCATCATCAAAGGCTTCGCGGTCGGGCGCACCATTTTCGGCCAGCCGTCGCGCCGCTGGATGCAGGGCGAGATTAGCGACGAGGCGCTTATCCGCGAGGTGAAAAGCAACTACCTGACGCTTATCGGCTTCTGGCGCGAGGCGCGCCGTTAA
- a CDS encoding sugar phosphate isomerase/epimerase family protein gives MKIAFDVDVIKDLGITRMVQQVAEWGYQYIEQSPHPQINPFYKHPKAGREIIAEYKKALRDTGVALSSFICVYRWSGPDELRRQAAVKNWKRLIEIAIEMDVQVINTELSGDPNQPEICEEMFYRSMEELLPIFEREGLRVEIQAHPWDFCEENNETVDIVKSFRSDNVKYVYSVPHTFFYDKGKGEVEKMLRYAGNDLSHVLIADTMNHTRHCRYIVNPPGVDAAVHQHVGVGEGEVDFQALFRTLRDMGFARQTFKVGGEPIVAASLFGYPEKMKYQAVETRELIERELLGR, from the coding sequence ATGAAAATCGCATTTGACGTCGACGTCATCAAAGACCTCGGGATCACCCGCATGGTGCAGCAGGTGGCGGAGTGGGGCTATCAGTACATTGAGCAGTCGCCGCACCCGCAAATTAACCCGTTCTATAAGCATCCGAAAGCGGGCCGCGAGATCATTGCCGAGTATAAAAAGGCGCTGCGCGACACCGGCGTCGCGCTCTCTTCTTTTATCTGCGTCTACCGCTGGTCCGGCCCGGACGAGCTGCGCCGTCAGGCGGCGGTGAAAAACTGGAAGCGCCTTATCGAAATCGCCATTGAGATGGATGTGCAGGTGATCAACACCGAACTCTCCGGCGACCCGAACCAGCCAGAAATCTGCGAAGAGATGTTTTACCGCTCTATGGAAGAGCTGCTGCCCATTTTCGAGCGCGAAGGGCTGCGCGTGGAGATCCAGGCGCATCCGTGGGATTTCTGCGAAGAGAACAACGAAACCGTGGATATCGTGAAGTCGTTTCGCAGCGATAACGTGAAATATGTCTACAGCGTGCCGCACACCTTCTTTTATGACAAAGGCAAAGGGGAGGTGGAAAAGATGCTGCGCTACGCCGGGAACGATCTCTCCCATGTGCTGATTGCCGACACCATGAACCACACCCGTCACTGCCGCTATATCGTCAACCCGCCGGGCGTCGATGCCGCGGTGCATCAGCATGTCGGCGTGGGCGAAGGCGAAGTGGATTTCCAGGCGCTGTTTCGCACGCTGCGCGATATGGGCTTCGCCCGCCAGACCTTCAAGGTGGGCGGCGAGCCGATTGTCGCCGCGTCGCTCTTCGGCTACCCCGAAAAGATGAAATACCAGGCCGTGGAAACCCGTGAACTGATTGAGCGCGAACTGCTCGGCCGTTAA
- the iolE gene encoding myo-inosose-2 dehydratase, which produces MNKQHVRLAIAPIGWTNDDMPELGSENTFQQTVSEMALAGFTGSEVGSKYPRDPAILKPMLAIRGIEICNAWFSTFFAASEREKTLDEFVNHMNFLHAMGAKVIGCSEQSGSIQCTTLPVMGPDKPCFSEEEWARVAEGYNTLGRLAAEKGMQVCLHHHMGTGIQTAQEIDTFMSRVDASVYLLYDTGHAWYSEGSEAAMLAILEKHLPRINHVHLKDVRPAVIDEVKRDGLSFLDGVRKGTFTVPGDGAIDFRPVFRLLDEHGYRGWMVVEAEQDPALANPFEYAVKARRYLRETAGI; this is translated from the coding sequence ATGAATAAGCAACACGTAAGGCTCGCCATCGCCCCGATCGGCTGGACGAACGACGATATGCCGGAGCTCGGCAGCGAGAACACCTTCCAGCAGACCGTCAGCGAAATGGCGCTGGCGGGTTTTACCGGCAGCGAAGTGGGCAGCAAATACCCGCGCGATCCGGCCATCCTGAAACCGATGCTGGCTATCCGCGGTATTGAGATCTGCAACGCCTGGTTCAGCACCTTTTTTGCCGCCAGCGAGCGGGAGAAAACGCTCGACGAGTTTGTGAATCACATGAATTTCCTCCACGCGATGGGGGCGAAAGTGATTGGCTGCTCCGAGCAGAGCGGCAGCATTCAGTGCACCACGCTGCCGGTGATGGGGCCAGATAAACCCTGCTTTAGCGAGGAGGAGTGGGCGCGCGTGGCGGAAGGCTATAACACGCTCGGGCGACTCGCCGCCGAAAAGGGGATGCAGGTCTGTCTGCATCACCACATGGGCACCGGCATTCAGACCGCGCAGGAGATAGACACGTTTATGTCGCGGGTGGATGCGTCAGTGTATCTGCTCTATGACACCGGGCACGCCTGGTACTCTGAAGGCAGTGAAGCGGCGATGCTGGCGATCCTCGAAAAACATCTTCCGCGTATCAACCACGTACACTTGAAAGATGTGCGTCCGGCGGTGATTGATGAGGTGAAACGCGACGGGCTTTCCTTCCTGGATGGCGTCAGGAAAGGCACCTTTACGGTGCCGGGCGATGGCGCTATCGATTTCCGCCCGGTATTCCGGCTGCTGGATGAGCACGGCTACCGGGGCTGGATGGTGGTGGAAGCCGAGCAGGACCCGGCGCTGGCGAACCCGTTCGAATACGCCGTGAAAGCGCGTCGCTACCTGCGGGAGACCGCCGGGATCTGA